In the Puntigrus tetrazona isolate hp1 chromosome 19, ASM1883169v1, whole genome shotgun sequence genome, ATCTCGCCTTCAAAGGATCCGTACATATGACGGAAACAGTccttgaagtgtgtgtgtttgatcatcGGCGGTGTGGTGGGCCGCTTGTAGGTGGAAGTGGTCTCAGGCACAGCGCTTGCTGTAATGGACGTCGCCTCTGAATCGGTTGGGAACGGTTGTGCTGTTGGGACAGCAGTTGTAGGGACTCGAGGAGTGGTGGTTGGTGAAGGATTGGTGATGATGGGAGCTGAAGCAGAAATCCAAAAAGCATtggaaatataaaatgcattgtaaaatgcTTCTATTAGACATAACTATGTTTTTTCTTGCTGTAAACACAACTCGTCTCACCCTTGGTGGTCTCCATTTTGGCTGTGAATGAGTGAGTGCCAGGCGGTAACGTGGGCATCTCTGCAGCACATAAAAGtgattgaattattttatagaaagGCCGTTGACATGACAGCAGTTTTAAGCATGAGTTTGCTTTACTCCACAAGATAAATGGACACATTTTGTCCCGATggataataatgaatataatacgTCTGGCTTGGATAATAGGATATGTGTTGTCTGGGAGAGTAAAGTGCCTGTGTTTATGAGATTACCCGTGGTATGAGCTTGTGTGAAGTGCATTGGCGTTGGAGTCGGCGGCGGGCAGGGCACATGGAACGATGCCTCCACGAGGAGCTTGACTGTCACGTTTCCAAGAGTGTTGTAGGCATGGGTTGCCACGTTGTTGTGGGTGACCAACTGGTTGCCATCCCGGAAATCCCAAATGAAGTCCACCGCGTCAGCTGTCTTCAGATAGTTGCTTGGGTCGTGGATCTGGACGTTGAAAATCACATCTGACCCTCTGACAAAGACGTTTTTGTCAGATATGCTGGCTGGATGCTTCTGGGAAATGTTCACAGAAAGTGGAATCTTATCTGcatgaagaaagaaataaaataaaaacttattaaaTATGGTAGGGGTCTGAATGTATACATTAGATCACTATAagcaaaagtttgaaataatatatggattttatttattattttatttttgggggaaCAAAATTCTAATGATTACcagtttatttaatcaaaaatactgtaatgacTGTAATGAGATTATTGcaatttaagataaattatataaatatatttgtataaatatatacactataatATGGCAATACagaatttgtaatgttttttaatgttttatttaaaaatgttgtttgctgcttgatattctTTATTGAAACTGCGATACTTTCTTTTCGAAATTCCTTAATCAATAGAAAGTTCAATTAATTTATctgtagcattataaatgtcttcactgtcacttttaatcagtttaatgcattcttactgaataaaagtataattttcttttttaaataaaaaactaatgatgtttatcatggtttccacaaaaaacattaaaaagcaaaaaaaacaactttccaCATTAATAAGAAGGAATGTTCTTCatttcagcatattagaatgatttctgaagggtcatgtgacactgaatggaaaatataatgaaattgatatatacatgtatcaaatatatatacaaaaattacagatcaaatatataattttttttacaaatacaaataatgtgtatatattggCACGAGACAAAAGTAACTAGCAGACCTGTTATGAAGAACACGGTATTGTCCACAGAGAGTGGGCTGTACTTCCTGCGCTCGCGTTTACGGTACACCATCACCTCCATCACACCAGCTCCAAACGTCATGTTAGTGGTATTCAGGGTCAGATGGGAGGAGGAGCCATCACATGTCTCAAAATACTGGCCTGTGAGGGAAACCAGGGGTCGGTCCATTAGTGCGCCTACACTACGCGGAGTGAATTATTAAAACCCTGATGTGATTTAGGTCAGTGAATGACCCACACTCACCCATGGTGTGCCACACGTACACATAACCTCTACGCCTCCAGTCATTGCTCTGAGGAAAAGGCTTTCCGTCAGGAAAAACATTGCACCTCTTCAGATCTGTACACCTTCCGAAGCCATAGTCATCCAACCAGGATGTCCAGTTAAACACATATCCTGAACGCGCCTGTCCATTGGCTGAAAAATCAGCAAAGGTGATTAAATGCATTTCGTCCCTAAAAATGCCAATTTTTCCAAATGCAGGTGTTGTTCCCTTGCATTTGCATATTGTTTAGAGACTCCAGGAGTATGAAGCACCTGAGGCCTCCGTCATACCGTCGTCACAGTGCTCGTCGTACACCAGGTTGCCGTTGCTGTCCTCCTTCTGACAGGGTGGAAACTCCAGAGCTGCGGTGAATGAGACGCTCGAGCCGTTCATGGCTGGGCTGTCGCTCGTGAGGCGCACCTTCGGTGGTTTATCTGTGACGTTTACAAGAGATCATTGCATGATTagtgtgtattaatataatggagaaaataaaaccaatatcTCTTGGTAACGCATAACTGGTAGCATTTAACAATGTAAGAAAGAACATGTTTCAAACCTCTTGTTACAGTATTCAAGTGCAAAGATGGCAAGTGTGGGTATTTGGACAAGTATTTGCAATCCGATGAATCATTGTGTGGTTTGAGTTGCTCTGAAACCTTCCATCATTTTTGACAAAACTAtcgaaattattttttttaattgattttaaatcatCTCGCTGTTGTGTGAATAATCACCTTAACGCATTTTGATACATCATATCAATCAATACCTTTCAGGAGCAGCAGTTTGCACTTTTCTAAAAATTATTTGCTATTGGTCATTTTGAATTTTGCGTAGGTTAAATCAAACTTTGATCAGTTCTTACCATGTCTGCGATTCAGCAGCTGTTTGAGGGAGGGATACAGAGATTCGTCCCAAGGGTTCGTGTCCGGTTCCCATCCAGGGATTGGGAATGGAATAGGGAGGTCGTGTTTGTGAGGGAACATGTCACCATAAGCTGCACGAATgacagtgaagaagaagaagaacaattTGTGAAAGCCATCTGAAGCTGACAGGTAAATGCACATGGATTAGTCAATTTCGTAATATATAACAGTAAGGCTGAGCTTATTTCTACTGGGACAGGTCATAAGAAACGGGCATAaccataaaaaaagtaacactCTGAGAAGTGTTCACCGCAGGAGAGAAAAATATGACAGCTAAAAAAGCTGTAcgaactaaatgtttttttttaaaacttacgcgcttaattattttagtttatttttcattattaatgcatACTTTTGTCCTCCGAGCTAAGATACCGAAAAAGGCTCTAACGTCTCGCACTGTAACGTATTCTTACAGTTCGCTGATATAAAAACGATTCTCTCTAGTCCCCCGGAAAGCCTAATTAGTTTCACGAGACTGCAGCGCGCGGAAGAAAACCGCCTCAGTCCAACACACTGAAAACATTTGCGCGTAGCCTACTCACGTTTTATCAGCCTGTTACATCTCGCCTGCGTCGACTTTATGAATCTGAAAGTCGGTAACAACTTTATACCTCGGCTTACTCCACAAAAATAGGCTTACGTGAAAATACGTTACAATCTTCACACAACGACGTCTACGTATtgtgattaaaatataatagcTGATAAAATCATGAGTCAGTCAGTTCCTACTTACTCTTTTTGCTGTCAGTTAGAGGAACGAACAACGCACAGGCCAGCACCAGTAACATTTCCAAATGCATATGTGGATTTGTTGAGTGAGAATGCAAATAGCCTATAATTTATCCAAGGGCTTTTCCTCGTCCGTTCCCTCCGTGACTCCCGATCtctcttctgctctctctcacCCGTCTCCCAGTCACCCGCGCGCGAGCTCTAATTTAATACAGCGAGCATGTGACGACTCCGTAACGAGACTCATCTGATTCTTAATTAGAGTCTATGGGCGCGAGGAGGACTTTCGAAACATCTTATTTATCTTCGATTttggggctttttttttaaaagcaggcCACTGTCTAAAACAAGCGGCGCACTATTTATCGCCTCATTTGGGCTCTCTCAGGGTCCTTTTTTGAGAAAGTGATTATTTTTCGCGTATCAAAATGCCCATGACGATCATAAAATGTGCAATCGTCTCAACTTTCACGTATTTCTGAGAAACATTTATAGCGTCGTCCGCAAAGCTTCTAACGCGCTCTAGTGCACGACCTAATCGTTATCGTGCAAATGAACACTTGTTTCAATGCGTTTTCTCTTGGGTTACAAACCTCACAGACTTCgatttgtgagaaaaaaaatagcttaaaacaaactttaaaaactgctccaaaacatttattaggcTGTTTGCCGTTATTATAAGCCCCACGAAAAGAGAAAGTGTCTTCAAGatattgcatttgaaaagaCCAACACAAAGAGCACGACAAATAATATTATGGCTAAAGCATAACCTAAGATTATACGCAGGTGAATAAACATACAATATGAACTAGCCGCAATCTTAAAGAATGTTTACTAAAATTACACTATATCTAGTCTATAAACAATATATGgatttttacagttattttttatatttacgaTGCGCGCAATTTTAGTTGAAATTCgtgctgaatatttaaaaccGTATAAAAAGTTACCACGTAAATTGTTCGCGCtgtcttaaaattaaaaccgCGCAAAGTTCAAATTGCAAATcgttaaaaactatttataaatcCGTATGTCTTAAGAAGTTAAACCGTGACACGCACCGATCCGCGCGCGTTCAGGCGAGGTCAAAGGGACTTGTAAACGACTTGTAAAGCGCGAAACCCCC is a window encoding:
- the gpnmb gene encoding transmembrane glycoprotein NMB isoform X1, encoding MHLEMLLVLACALFVPLTDSKKTYGDMFPHKHDLPIPFPIPGWEPDTNPWDESLYPSLKQLLNRRHDKPPKVRLTSDSPAMNGSSVSFTAALEFPPCQKEDSNGNLVYDEHCDDGMTEASANGQARSGYVFNWTSWLDDYGFGRCTDLKRCNVFPDGKPFPQSNDWRRRGYVYVWHTMGQYFETCDGSSSHLTLNTTNMTFGAGVMEVMVYRKRERRKYSPLSVDNTVFFITDKIPLSVNISQKHPASISDKNVFVRGSDVIFNVQIHDPSNYLKTADAVDFIWDFRDGNQLVTHNNVATHAYNTLGNVTVKLLVEASFHVPCPPPTPTPMHFTQAHTTEMPTLPPGTHSFTAKMETTKAPIITNPSPTTTPRVPTTAVPTAQPFPTDSEATSITASAVPETTSTYKRPTTPPMIKHTHFKDCFRHMYGSFEGEILITEPPLSLQNLPTNQILKVSADKVSNTSVNFMVTCSGSVPSVACTIVANSTCQEVKNIVCEDVAPYSEGCKISLTRIFQTPGNYCVNITLGLPGGLALATTTSVTIGNSPDISSPKSSHVAEVVLSSSAVLISIFAFMAVMVYKRYKVYRPVRRSMLEDAERNAGSWSLGKLRAALSSADEERSRLLTERPLQTDPR
- the gpnmb gene encoding transmembrane glycoprotein NMB isoform X2, producing the protein MHLEMLLVLACALFVPLTDSKKTYGDMFPHKHDLPIPFPIPGWEPDTNPWDESLYPSLKQLLNRRHDKPPKVRLTSDSPAMNGSSVSFTAALEFPPCQKEDSNGNLVYDEHCDDANGQARSGYVFNWTSWLDDYGFGRCTDLKRCNVFPDGKPFPQSNDWRRRGYVYVWHTMGQYFETCDGSSSHLTLNTTNMTFGAGVMEVMVYRKRERRKYSPLSVDNTVFFITDKIPLSVNISQKHPASISDKNVFVRGSDVIFNVQIHDPSNYLKTADAVDFIWDFRDGNQLVTHNNVATHAYNTLGNVTVKLLVEASFHVPCPPPTPTPMHFTQAHTTEMPTLPPGTHSFTAKMETTKAPIITNPSPTTTPRVPTTAVPTAQPFPTDSEATSITASAVPETTSTYKRPTTPPMIKHTHFKDCFRHMYGSFEGEILITEPPLSLQNLPTNQILKVSADKVSNTSVNFMVTCSGSVPSVACTIVANSTCQEVKNIVCEDVAPYSEGCKISLTRIFQTPGNYCVNITLGLPGGLALATTTSVTIGNSPDISSPKSSHVAEVVLSSSAVLISIFAFMAVMVYKRYKVYRPVRRSMLEDAERNAGSWSLGKLRAALSSADEERSRLLTERPLQTDPR